One window of the Desulfobaculum xiamenense genome contains the following:
- a CDS encoding nucleobase:cation symporter-2 family protein: MKEQNELHLTVGVNDPLSPGKALLLGLQHVLAMDLYIAPIVLAGILSMTVTETAFFIQMTFIAAGIATLIQTGFGIRLPVMQGPSYVPIGALAAIGSSMGLPVVFGSLFSGALFITVLGWPLKALGSIVRKIIPPLVGGTVIVVVGIALMPVALNGVYHAPGDMVGNCVIALVAGSMLVALMVLGTRLPGAGSVLRLTSVILSMACGTAVAAMYGVVDFSPVAKADWLALPRFFPFGMPQFDLASSLTLIFIYFVVLVETTGTWFAVGAVTGEELTDKRLNGGAVGEGIGCFIGALFGGTPVTGYSTNAGIIAVTGVASRWAIMGGGVVLMVLGLMPKLMNVIACIPGVVISGVFAVICVIISMNGFRVVKGVKLDERNMLVIGLPVLLTLAAVLMPRELVDRLPELARYLVASGIAVGALSAVILNLILPESRD, translated from the coding sequence ATGAAAGAGCAAAACGAATTGCATCTCACGGTTGGCGTCAACGACCCGCTTTCGCCGGGCAAGGCGCTGTTGCTGGGCCTCCAGCACGTTCTGGCCATGGACCTGTACATTGCGCCCATCGTGCTTGCAGGCATCCTGTCCATGACCGTGACCGAGACGGCCTTCTTCATCCAGATGACCTTCATCGCCGCCGGCATCGCCACCCTGATCCAGACGGGCTTCGGCATTCGCCTGCCCGTGATGCAGGGACCGTCCTATGTGCCCATCGGTGCGCTTGCCGCCATCGGTAGCAGCATGGGGCTGCCGGTTGTGTTCGGCTCGCTTTTCAGCGGCGCACTCTTCATCACCGTGCTCGGCTGGCCGCTCAAGGCCCTCGGCAGCATCGTGCGCAAGATCATTCCTCCGCTGGTGGGCGGCACGGTCATCGTGGTCGTGGGCATCGCGCTCATGCCGGTGGCCCTCAATGGCGTGTATCATGCGCCCGGCGACATGGTCGGCAACTGCGTCATCGCCCTCGTGGCCGGTTCGATGCTCGTCGCGCTCATGGTCCTTGGTACGCGGCTGCCCGGAGCCGGTTCCGTGCTGCGCCTGACCTCCGTCATCCTCTCCATGGCCTGCGGCACCGCCGTTGCCGCCATGTACGGCGTGGTGGACTTCTCGCCCGTGGCCAAGGCCGATTGGCTGGCTCTGCCGAGGTTCTTCCCCTTCGGCATGCCGCAGTTCGACTTGGCATCGTCCCTGACGCTCATCTTCATCTATTTCGTGGTGCTCGTCGAAACCACCGGCACGTGGTTCGCCGTGGGCGCGGTGACTGGTGAGGAACTCACCGACAAGCGTCTCAATGGCGGTGCCGTGGGCGAGGGCATCGGTTGCTTCATCGGCGCGCTGTTCGGTGGCACGCCCGTTACCGGATACTCCACCAACGCAGGCATCATCGCCGTGACCGGCGTGGCCAGCCGCTGGGCTATCATGGGCGGCGGTGTCGTGCTCATGGTGCTCGGCCTCATGCCCAAGCTCATGAACGTCATCGCCTGCATCCCCGGCGTGGTCATCAGCGGCGTGTTCGCCGTCATCTGCGTCATCATTTCCATGAACGGCTTCCGCGTGGTCAAGGGCGTGAAGCTCGACGAGCGCAACATGCTGGTGATCGGCCTGCCGGTGCTCCTGACCCTCGCCGCCGTGCTCATGCCTCGCGAACTCGTGGACCGCCTGCCCGAACTGGCCCGCTATCTCGTGGCCTCCGGCATCGCCGTCGGCGCGCTGTCGGCCGTCATCCTCAATCTCATCCTGCCCGAGAGCAGGGACTAG
- a CDS encoding transport-associated protein, with translation MSIWKKLVIVACALLMLVSAFGCKEEGPAEKAGKSIDQAVDNMKDQAKKLLD, from the coding sequence ATGTCGATCTGGAAGAAACTGGTGATTGTGGCCTGCGCCCTGCTGATGCTCGTCTCCGCCTTCGGCTGCAAAGAAGAGGGGCCTGCGGAAAAGGCGGGCAAGTCCATCGATCAGGCCGTGGACAACATGAAGGATCAGGCGAAGAAGCTGCTGGACTAG
- a CDS encoding GNAT family N-acetyltransferase, with protein MTFRIRPAAATDLPFLAEMFARTIPEVYRDIVPAHELSGRVGNVVETLMLHWPNARICEVAPPWPAHAWPDADDPLAPFTHGRLAGMALVVNGSHVSLLWVDTPHRRKGAGLLLLRDAERRVAKGGFRSATLEVYADNVPALRFYEACGWEVEREFIGQMGAKVYAMRKVLCDCAACP; from the coding sequence ATGACGTTTCGCATTCGTCCCGCCGCTGCCACGGACCTACCCTTTCTTGCGGAGATGTTCGCCCGCACCATTCCCGAGGTCTATCGCGACATCGTTCCCGCCCATGAGCTGTCCGGGCGAGTGGGCAACGTGGTCGAGACGTTGATGCTGCATTGGCCGAATGCTCGCATCTGCGAGGTCGCCCCGCCCTGGCCCGCACACGCGTGGCCCGATGCCGACGATCCGTTGGCACCCTTCACGCATGGCCGTCTGGCCGGGATGGCGCTGGTGGTCAATGGCAGTCACGTGAGCCTGTTGTGGGTCGATACCCCGCATCGGCGCAAGGGCGCGGGGCTCCTGCTGCTTCGGGATGCCGAGCGGCGGGTGGCCAAGGGCGGATTCCGCAGCGCCACGCTAGAGGTCTATGCGGACAACGTTCCTGCGCTACGCTTCTACGAGGCCTGTGGCTGGGAGGTGGAACGGGAGTTCATCGGCCAGATGGGGGCGAAGGTCTATGCCATGCGCAAGGTGCTGTGCGACTGCGCTGCGTGTCCCTGA
- a CDS encoding Fe-S-containing hydro-lyase, which translates to MAEFHLTTPLTDADTTQLTAGDVVFITGTIYTARDAAHKRLMDLIDSGVQLPFPLEGSIIYYVGPSPAPPGRPIGAAGPTTSYRMDSYAPRLHALGQKASIGKGKRSDEVKAALRENMAVYFGATGGAGALLSKCITAARVIAFDDLGPEAIRELTVENFPVLVINDTKGGELYAKPDLAAVGLD; encoded by the coding sequence ATGGCTGAATTCCATCTGACGACGCCGCTCACCGACGCGGATACGACGCAGCTCACGGCCGGGGATGTGGTGTTCATCACCGGCACCATCTATACCGCGCGCGATGCTGCCCACAAGCGGCTCATGGACCTCATCGATTCCGGCGTGCAACTGCCGTTTCCTCTCGAAGGCTCCATTATCTATTATGTAGGCCCGAGCCCAGCGCCTCCGGGACGGCCCATCGGTGCCGCCGGACCCACCACGAGCTATCGCATGGACAGCTATGCCCCGCGCCTGCATGCCCTCGGTCAGAAGGCATCCATCGGCAAGGGCAAGCGCAGCGACGAGGTCAAGGCCGCTCTGCGCGAGAACATGGCCGTCTACTTCGGTGCCACTGGCGGCGCGGGAGCGCTTTTGTCCAAGTGCATCACCGCCGCGCGGGTCATCGCCTTTGACGATCTCGGTCCCGAGGCCATCCGCGAATTGACGGTGGAGAACTTCCCGGTCCTCGTCATCAACGACACGAAGGGCGGCGAGCTGTACGCGAAGCCGGATCTCGCTGCCGTGGGGCTGGACTAG
- a CDS encoding fumarate hydratase, producing MRTIQASDITDTVASMVRDAGVRLPDDVKAAFRRHMREETTPAAKEIFRQLLENAELAEETGLPLCQDCGLAVFFVEIGEDVRVEGSLKQAIEQGMIRAYAEGYLRKSSCDPMTRANTGDNSPAIIHFDFVPGDRIRIAFMAKGGGSENMSRVTMLTPAQGWKGIREFVLRRVVEAGPNPCPPIMLGIGIGGTFEKAPVMAKHALLRGLEDRHPDPAVAKMEDELLADINRLGIGPMGLGGATTCLGVKIEMAPCHIASLPLAVNVQCHSIRHREVVI from the coding sequence ATGCGAACGATTCAGGCCTCCGACATCACGGATACCGTCGCCTCGATGGTCCGCGATGCCGGAGTGCGGCTGCCCGACGACGTGAAGGCGGCCTTCCGGCGGCACATGCGGGAAGAGACCACCCCCGCGGCCAAGGAGATTTTCCGGCAATTGCTGGAGAATGCCGAACTGGCCGAGGAGACCGGTCTGCCTCTGTGTCAGGATTGCGGATTGGCTGTGTTCTTCGTGGAGATAGGCGAGGACGTGCGGGTGGAGGGAAGCCTCAAGCAGGCTATCGAGCAGGGCATGATTCGCGCCTATGCCGAAGGCTATTTGCGCAAGTCGTCCTGCGATCCCATGACCCGCGCCAACACCGGCGATAATTCCCCGGCCATCATTCATTTCGATTTCGTCCCCGGCGACAGGATACGCATAGCGTTCATGGCCAAGGGCGGCGGTTCGGAAAACATGTCCCGCGTGACCATGCTGACCCCGGCGCAGGGCTGGAAGGGCATCCGCGAATTCGTGCTGCGGCGCGTGGTGGAGGCCGGTCCGAACCCCTGTCCGCCCATTATGCTCGGCATTGGCATTGGCGGCACCTTCGAGAAAGCTCCGGTCATGGCCAAGCACGCGTTGCTGCGTGGGCTGGAGGATCGGCATCCCGATCCCGCCGTCGCCAAGATGGAGGACGAGCTCCTCGCGGACATCAATCGGCTCGGTATCGGTCCCATGGGCCTTGGCGGCGCGACGACCTGTCTCGGCGTCAAGATCGAGATGGCCCCGTGTCACATCGCCAGCCTGCCGCTGGCCGTCAACGTGCAGTGCCATTCCATCCGGCACAGGGAGGTCGTGATCTGA
- a CDS encoding fumarate reductase iron-sulfur subunit → MTRNLTFSIFRYNPMDRTSTPHMDTFVVPETSSMTLFIALTRIREEQDPSLQFDFCCRAGICGACGMLVNGRPNLACKTKTKELPDVVTLLPLPIFRLVGDLSVDTGTWFREMYSRVGSWIHTDREFDPLAEEERMDNALANEIYELERCIECGCCIAGCATARMRRDFLGAAGLNRVARFMLDPRDQRTEKDFFEIIGDDEGIFGCMGLLGCEDVCPKGLPLQDQLGFLRRRMGLAAIRSFLPGGK, encoded by the coding sequence ATGACGCGCAATCTCACCTTCAGCATATTCCGCTACAACCCCATGGACCGGACTTCGACCCCGCATATGGACACCTTCGTCGTTCCGGAGACCTCGTCCATGACGCTGTTTATTGCCCTTACACGCATTCGCGAGGAGCAGGACCCCTCGCTCCAGTTCGATTTTTGCTGTCGGGCGGGCATTTGCGGGGCCTGCGGCATGCTGGTGAACGGGCGGCCGAATCTCGCCTGCAAGACCAAGACGAAGGAGCTGCCGGACGTTGTGACCCTGCTTCCGCTGCCGATCTTCCGCCTTGTCGGGGACTTGTCCGTTGACACCGGCACGTGGTTCCGGGAAATGTATTCCCGCGTCGGTTCGTGGATACACACCGACAGGGAGTTCGATCCGCTGGCCGAGGAGGAGCGCATGGACAATGCCCTCGCCAACGAGATCTACGAACTGGAGCGCTGCATCGAGTGCGGATGCTGTATCGCGGGCTGTGCCACGGCGCGCATGCGTCGGGATTTTCTCGGCGCGGCGGGGTTGAACCGCGTGGCTCGCTTCATGCTGGACCCGCGCGACCAGCGCACGGAGAAGGATTTCTTCGAGATCATCGGTGACGACGAAGGCATTTTCGGCTGCATGGGCCTGCTCGGCTGCGAGGACGTGTGCCCCAAGGGACTCCCGCTTCAGGATCAGCTGGGCTTTTTGCGCCGCAGAATGGGTTTGGCGGCCATCAGAAGCTTCCTGCCCGGCGGCAAGTGA
- a CDS encoding fumarate reductase flavoprotein subunit, with product MQTFVTDVLCIGAGLAGERVAIAAAEAGFDATCLSIVPARRSHSAAAQGGMQAALGNCSMGEGDSPDVHFVDTVKGSDWGCDQEVARLFCDNAPIAMRQMAHWGVPWNRVVPGKRHYYKGGERFEKEEKAEKAGLITARAFGGTAKWRTCYTSDGTGHTVLYTMDNRAAQLGVTVHDKVEVVSIIHDAGQCLGAVARCLRTGELRVYLAKATLVASGGFGRIYRESTNAVINDGGAHAAVLDTGVVPLGNMEAVQFHPTGIVPTYILVTEGCRGDGGTLLDVNGERFMHLYEPEKAELASRDVVSRWMMHHIREGKGVKSPYGEHLWLDIRHLGERHIRVKLREVDEICHNFLGIDPVESLIPVKPVQHYSMGGIRTNKDGKAYGLEGLFAAGEAACWDMHGFNRLGGNSLAETVVAGMLVGAKLVEYLRGREAVWNTAAVRDAVLRVEDRIERLRTGTDGGENVYAVRDAMQDALQDGVHIFRNADGLGRAVDSLREIHARAKRLGLRSNGVGANPELAMALKLPGMVRLALCVAHGALMRTESRGSHAREDHPERNDRDWLNRTLATWPGESDELPTLTYEPATRVMEMPPGDRGYGNGTIIPMDAGENNS from the coding sequence ATGCAGACATTCGTTACCGACGTGTTGTGTATCGGCGCGGGGCTTGCCGGGGAGCGTGTGGCCATCGCCGCGGCCGAGGCCGGGTTCGACGCCACGTGCTTGAGCATCGTCCCCGCGCGGCGTTCGCATTCCGCCGCCGCGCAGGGCGGCATGCAGGCGGCCCTGGGCAACTGCTCCATGGGCGAGGGCGACAGCCCGGACGTCCATTTCGTGGATACCGTGAAAGGTTCGGACTGGGGCTGCGATCAGGAGGTGGCGCGTCTGTTCTGCGACAATGCGCCCATCGCCATGCGCCAGATGGCCCACTGGGGCGTGCCGTGGAACCGCGTCGTTCCGGGCAAGCGACACTACTACAAGGGCGGCGAGCGCTTCGAGAAGGAGGAAAAGGCCGAGAAGGCAGGTCTCATCACCGCCCGCGCCTTCGGCGGAACCGCCAAATGGCGCACCTGCTATACCTCGGACGGCACGGGGCACACCGTGCTCTACACCATGGACAACCGCGCCGCCCAGCTTGGCGTGACCGTGCACGACAAGGTGGAGGTCGTCTCCATCATCCACGACGCGGGGCAGTGCCTCGGGGCCGTGGCCCGCTGTCTGCGCACGGGCGAACTGCGCGTCTATCTCGCCAAGGCGACGCTGGTGGCCTCGGGCGGGTTCGGCCGTATCTACCGCGAATCGACCAACGCGGTCATCAACGACGGCGGAGCGCATGCCGCCGTGCTCGACACGGGCGTGGTGCCGCTCGGCAACATGGAGGCCGTGCAGTTCCATCCCACGGGCATCGTGCCCACCTACATCCTCGTTACCGAGGGTTGCCGTGGTGACGGCGGGACGCTCCTCGACGTCAACGGCGAGCGTTTCATGCACCTCTACGAGCCGGAAAAGGCGGAGCTTGCCTCGCGCGACGTGGTCTCGCGCTGGATGATGCACCACATCCGCGAGGGCAAGGGCGTGAAAAGCCCCTACGGCGAACATCTTTGGCTGGACATCCGCCACCTCGGCGAACGGCACATCCGCGTGAAACTGCGCGAGGTGGACGAAATCTGCCACAATTTCCTCGGCATAGATCCGGTGGAGAGCCTCATTCCGGTCAAGCCGGTGCAGCATTACTCCATGGGCGGCATCCGCACGAATAAGGATGGCAAGGCCTATGGATTGGAGGGGCTGTTCGCGGCGGGCGAGGCCGCCTGCTGGGACATGCACGGCTTCAATCGCCTTGGCGGCAACTCGTTGGCGGAGACGGTGGTGGCGGGGATGCTGGTGGGCGCAAAGCTCGTCGAATATCTGCGTGGACGCGAGGCCGTGTGGAACACCGCCGCTGTGCGTGACGCGGTGCTCCGCGTTGAAGATCGAATTGAGCGCCTGCGAACCGGGACGGACGGCGGGGAGAATGTCTACGCCGTGCGCGACGCCATGCAGGACGCCCTGCAGGACGGCGTGCATATCTTCCGCAATGCCGATGGCCTTGGGCGCGCGGTGGACAGCCTGCGGGAGATTCACGCCCGCGCCAAGCGCCTCGGGCTGCGGTCCAACGGCGTGGGGGCCAATCCCGAGCTGGCGATGGCGCTCAAGCTGCCGGGAATGGTGCGGTTGGCGCTGTGTGTGGCCCATGGCGCGCTCATGCGCACCGAGAGCCGTGGCAGCCATGCGCGCGAGGACCATCCCGAGCGTAACGACCGCGACTGGCTGAATCGTACGCTGGCCACATGGCCCGGCGAGAGCGACGAGCTGCCGACGCTGACCTACGAACCCGCCACGCGGGTCATGGAGATGCCTCCGGGAGACAGGGGCTATGGCAACGGAACGATCATTCCGATGGACGCGGGGGAGAACAACTCATGA
- a CDS encoding succinate dehydrogenase/fumarate reductase cytochrome b subunit, whose protein sequence is MAVVDSTMHVPHPGRASAYLDWLQMLTGAGLILFMWSHMILVSSVLVGPRVMDALAWFFEYTYVAQVGGPLVAFVFLLHFALGARKIPFRTAEQRVVWAHSRTLRHRDTWLWLVQVVSAMVVLLLGSIHMWIVLTDLPITSVKSAARIQSGWLMPLYLVLLPMVELHVGIGFYRIGVKWGFIRRANRGIFRRRENLLTLFFILLGLATLLRFYFMDFH, encoded by the coding sequence ATGGCGGTTGTCGATTCGACCATGCATGTTCCCCATCCCGGAAGGGCGTCGGCCTATCTGGATTGGCTGCAGATGCTCACCGGGGCGGGGCTGATCCTGTTCATGTGGTCGCACATGATCCTCGTCTCCAGCGTCCTTGTGGGGCCGCGCGTGATGGACGCGTTGGCGTGGTTCTTCGAATACACCTACGTGGCGCAGGTGGGCGGGCCGCTGGTGGCCTTCGTCTTTCTGCTGCACTTCGCCCTCGGCGCACGCAAGATTCCTTTCCGCACGGCGGAGCAGCGCGTGGTGTGGGCGCATTCGCGCACCCTGCGCCATCGCGACACGTGGCTGTGGCTGGTGCAGGTCGTCTCCGCCATGGTGGTGCTCCTGCTCGGCTCCATCCATATGTGGATCGTGCTGACCGATTTGCCCATCACCTCGGTCAAGAGCGCTGCACGTATCCAGAGCGGCTGGCTCATGCCGCTGTATCTCGTCTTGTTGCCCATGGTGGAGCTGCATGTGGGCATCGGCTTTTACCGCATCGGCGTGAAGTGGGGATTCATCCGCCGCGCCAACCGGGGCATCTTCCGCAGGCGCGAGAATCTGCTGACGCTGTTCTTCATCCTGCTTGGGCTGGCGACCCTGCTGCGGTTCTACTTCATGGACTTCCACTAG